A region of the Roseiflexus sp. RS-1 genome:
CAGGCTGCGCTTGAAGCGCTGATCGAGATTGCGCTCTCCCTGGCTGCCGAAAAGGAAGCCAGAGAAATCGAAGATTTTTTTCAGCGATTGCTTCAGGCAGGCACGCCAGGCGAGGCATCCCCCCAAACGCCGCCTGAGGACGAAAACGCGGCGCGATACCAGGCCGCCATCCAGGCGCTGGGAGAAATCGGGGCAACTGCCATTGCGCAACTCCTCAGCGCACTGAAGAATCCACAAAAGCGTCGTTACGCCGCCCAAATCCTGGAGCAAATCGGCTGGCAGCCTGGGCTGGATGAAAACGGCGCTCTGTATTGGATCGCAAAAGGCGAATGGGATAGATGCGCCGCGCTCGGTGGGATTGCCATAGCGCCGCTGTTACTCGTCCTTCAGGAACAGGACAACGAAACGCGCCGGGCTGCTGCCCATGTCTTGGGACAAATCGGCGATGCCCGCGCCGTAGAGCCGCTCCTTGATTTACTCGTGGATCAGGACCCAAAGGTGCGCCGGGCAGCCATCGAAGCCATTGGCCGGATTGGCGATCCCCACACCGTTGAGGCGCTTGAACTGGCGCTCCAGGACAGGGAGGGGAGCGTACGCCTGGCGGCGACGAGAGCCTTGGGGCAAATTGGCAGCCCGCGCGCGGTGGAAGCGCTGATCGCTACCTTGCAGGGCAGGTTCGCGCATAGACTTCTTCTGGAAGAACTGGACAAGATGAAATCGGAAGATGCTCACCAGATTGCGGCGCTTCTCAGCTCTTGGGATGAAAACAGCGCGCCTGTGCATCTTCTTCTCCAACAAGCGCTGAAAGCAGCCAGCCATCCGTTTGTCGTCTATTTGCTTACCACAATCCTGACCGAATGGAAGAACGAGCGTGCTTCTGCTATAGAGGCGCTGGGGCGAATTGGCGATTCCCGCGCCGTGGAACCGCTCATCGCTGCGCTCAAGGACGAGGACGTGAATGTGCGCTGGCCCGCCGCCCGTGCGTTGGGAGAAATCAAAGACACCCGCGCCATCAAGCCGCTCATCGCCGCGCTCAAGGATTGGCATAGCAATGTGCGCAAAGCCGCCGCCAAAGCGCTGGTCAAAATCGGCACACCAGCCGTGGAGCTGCTCATCGCCGCGCTCAGGGACGAGGACGAGAGGGTGCGCCAGGCCGCCGCCGAAGCGCTGGATCATCTGGGCTGGAAACCTGCCCGAGACGAAAATGCAGCGTGGTATTGGGCAACCAAGGGTAAGTGGAACGCGTGCGTGGATATCGGCGCACCTGCTGTGCAGCCACTTATTACAAGCCTGCGCACAAATGACCCCTACATGCGTAGAGACGTGGCGCAGGCATTGGTAAGACTGTATCAAAAGGCCGGTATTTCTCAAGAGGACCGAGAGCAAATTTTGGCAGTTCGTGACCGCTTGATACGTATTCATGATGACCAACCCCATATAGATCGATCTAGGGATTGCTCTAGACCACATACTGATACAGAGCTGGGCGTGGAATTCCCCTTATGACCCTGCGCTTCGTCGTTCTCACGGGCGGGCCGGGCGGCGGCAAGACCGCGCTGGTTGAAGAACTGCTTCACGAGCCTGTCTGGCGCCGTCGAGCCGCCGCTCTGCCAGAGGCTATCTCGCCCACGCGGGGGCTGGGCGTCTCGCCTGCTGAAGGGGCGTATTGGCGATGCGCCCTTACTCCAGCGCCTGATGGTTGCCCTGCAAATGGCTCTGGAGGACGCCCTGCGCCGCGCCCTGTGCGATGGCCCGCCACGGCTGGCGCTGTGTCAGCGCGGCAGTCTGGATCCGCTGGCGTACTGGCTGGCGCGCGGCTGGGCAGAGGAGTTCTTTGCCTGCACCGCCACCACCCGCCAGGAATACTACGCCCGCTACGCTGTCGTTATCCATCTGGTCACCGCGGCGGAGGGCGCGTTGCGTGCTTATCGGCGCTACCCCGCAGCGCACCGCGGCGAAACGCCCGAGGAGGCAGTGCATCTGAATCATCTCCTGCGGCGCGTTTGGGGCGGGCATCCGCTGCACCCGTCAGCACAGCCCGAGCGTCAACATCATCCGCACCTTACCTGCCAGTCGATGAAGCAGTCATTGGAGTTTACCTTTTTCGTCGGTGTAGGAATTTTCTACAATACTATCGTCATTGTAGCGTATGGCTCATTTCCTGGGTGCGTAAGGTGAGTTAAGAATTACAGCAGTTTCAGATACGTTGACCATGGTTCCTATCCGTCGTGTCGTGCGAGGTGCCCGCTTCCGGCGAAGTGTAGACCGAAATTCATTTCGGTCGCCGCGTGGGGCGCGCGACTCCGGGAATGTTCAACCCCGTCCATTGGGTTCAACCTTTGTGAGAACTGCTATAAATTCTCAATCTTCATCAGCCCTCGCTGAGGTCGTGGAAGCCCCTGCGGGGCGAAATAGTATGGCCCGCGGTCGAGCACCACGGGTTGTGACGCGCCGAGTCGCCCCGGTCTTGCGCCGCGCAAGCAGGTCGGCCGTAGCACGATGTTGGGTCACCCCGTCTGGCACGGCTTTCCAGGTCTCAACAACGTGACCCGCGTTTCGCGAGCGCAGGTGAAGGATGTCTAGATTGAGAACGGTAAGCGAGACCTGCCCGACAACTTGAACGGGTGTTCTTCATTGACGCGGGTTGCACACGAACTTCACGCAAGCACAATCGTAATAAACTCCGTTGTTATTGTTATTATGGTTACTATTATTGTTATACTGTTTGCTATCTATATAAGGAGCCTTGACATTACTAATGCTGGCGGATATAATTAGAGACTTCTTCTTCACCACAAATGAACACTTATCTGCCTTGAACAGGCAGGTAGGTTGCGTTTGTTGGTAGATTAGATTTCCTTTTGTTAAGTAATAGAATATTTGCATAGCCTCCGCAACAAGTTTCACGCTGTCTGCCGTGTTACAGACTTCGTGAAAGCTCTGGATTGAGGCTTTGACACCGGATATCACTGCATCGCCAGGGTTATTCTGCCAGCCTTGCGTTTTGGTGTGTCAGCACGCGGGCGGAGGATGCCATGGCGTGCGTGGTAGCGTTTGGTCGTTTTAGTTATCGTTTTGAAAGGAGTGCAGGCTGTGAGCGAGGAGCAGCGGAACGAGGAAGTGGCGGAAGGCGCAGTCGAAGCGGCAGCCGAGGCGACGGGCGAGCCGGTGGCGGCAATGGCGACGGAGGGCGAAGTCGAGGCGGCGACTGAGCCAGCAGTGGGCGAAGCGGCAGCCGTGGCTGAGGCGGGCGAAGCGGCAGCCGAGGCGACGGGCGAGCCGATGGCGGCAATGGCGACGGAGGGCGAGGTCGAAGCGGCGACTGAGCCAGCGGCGGGCGAAGCGGCAGCCGAGGCGACGGGCGAGCCGATGGCGGCAATGGCGACGGAGGGCGAGGTCGAAGCGGCGACTGAGCCAGCGGCGGGCGAAGCGGCAGCCGAGGCGACGGGCGAGCCGGTGGCGGCAATGGCGACGGGCGAGCCGGTGGCGGCAATGGCGACGGAGGGCGAGGTCGAAGCGGCGACTGAGCCAGCGGCGGAAGAAGCAGTGGCCGTGGCTGAGGCGGGCGAAGCGGCAGCCGAGGCGACGGGCGAGCCGGTGGCGGCAATGGCGACGGAGGGCGAGGTCGAAGCGGCGACTGAGCCAGCGGCGGGCGAAGCGGCAGCCGAGGCGACGGGCGAGCCGGTGGCGGCAATGGCGACGGAAGGCGAGGTCGAGGCGGCGACCGAGCCAGCGGCGGGCGAAGCGGCAGCCGAGGCGACGGGCGAGCCGGTGGCGGCAATGGCGACGGAAGGCGAGGTCGAGGCGGCGACCGAGCCAGCGGCGGGCGAAGCGGCAGCCGAGGCGACGGGCGAGCCGGTGGCGGCAATGGCGACGGAGGGCGAGGTCGAAGCGGCGACTGAGCCAGCGGCGGAGGAAGCGGCGGCCGTGGCTGAGGCGGGCGAAGCGGCAGCCGAGTAGCGGGGCGCTGGCGATATAACTGACCGGTTAGCTGAGTTGCAGCAAGGCATCTCCTTCTAGCATGCCTCGAGAACCACCTTGCTGCGACTCAGCACGGAGTCACAACAGCATTCCAGGAAAATCTCTGCCAGGGTGAAACTGAGGATCAGGAGAGCAGTCCAACAGTTTGCACCTGCAGCGAGCCTGGCACAGCGCGGCAAAGCCGTCGGGTGCAGGCGTGTGTTGGACATACTGACAGAACAGCAGGCTTGCCAAACAGTAGTACAGCATACCGTCCTGCCTGGCAACGAACATCGCGGCTCGTGGGCGGGAAGCCTGCCTGCGTGGGCTTTGCAGCAATGAAAGAATGGCAACACGTACCCAAAGCGTTGAAAGATGCGTGAAAATCCCGATAATGTCTTTTTGGGGTAACAAGCATTAGCACCCTCAATATCTCACAGGAACCAAATCCGAATTCATTGTTCGGACAGGCTCTCAGCCCCCTGTCAGCAGTTTCGTTCGGGATAAATCCCTTATCATTCCGCATCGGGCTTATGGTTGTTGAGTAATTACTCCGCTCTCGCCCGCGCAGGCGGGCTTTGCCTTGCATAGCCGAGGGCTTTAGCCCCACGGCTAGTTCGGTATAGCGGATTTAATTCTCAATCTTCATGAGCCCCACAGCCAGTTCGGCATACCGGATTTAATGATCAATATGAGCCCCACGGTCAGTCCGGCATCAATGCTCAATCTTCATCAGCCCTTGCCGAGGTCGTGGAAGCCCCTGCGGGGCTGGATAACGTGGCGCGAGCTTCCATGCCGCGCGGCAGAGCTTTTGCCCACCGTACCGACTCACGAGTGCTATAATGGGTGCGAAAAAGAACAAAGAACAGGTGCTGCATGCCTTCAGATACACGTTTTCACGGCCCGAACGCCGGGTATGTGATCGAACTCTACGAACGGTATCGCACCGATCCCGCATCGGTCGATCCGGAAACGCGCGCCTTCTTTGCGCAGTGGTCGCCGGAAGAGGCGTTGCCGACAGCGACGCCTGCCCCCGCAATCCCTGTGACCATCGACCTTTCGACGACGCCGGACATTGACATGTCCAAAGCGCACATTGGACCAACATCGCCAATCGATGTCACCCATACCGTCGCTGCCGCCCGTCTCATTCGCTATATCCGCGAACTGGGGCATCTGGCGGCGCGGATCGATCCGCTTGGCCGCGATCCTCCCGGCGATCCAGGTCTCGATGCCGCGATCCACGATGTCAACGATGCTGACCTGGCGCTCCTGCCCGCCCATATTGTGCGTGGACCGCTGGCGGCAGAGTCGCGCAATGCGCTCGAAGGGGTTCAGAAACTGCGCTCCGTCTACTGCGGCACAATCGGCTACGAAACGGATCACGTGCAGGTTTTCGAGGAGCGCGCCTGGATTCGTGAAGCGGTCGAGAGTCGCCGGTTTTTCTACGGCTTCGATGCCGTGCGCAAACGTGAATTACTCGAGCGTCTGACCGAAGCCGAAACCTTCGAGCGGTATCTGCACCAGACCTTCGTCGGGCAGAAACGGTTTTCGATCGAAGGATGCGACATGCTGATCCCAATGCTCGACTCGATCATTCGCAATGCGGCGACCGGCGGGGTGCACGAGGTGGTGATCGGCATGGCGCACCGCGGGCGATTGAACGTCCTGGCGCACATTCTCGGCAAACCATACAGCGCCATTCTCAGCGAGTTTTTGCTGGCGGGGCGTGATGCAGCGCTTTCGCCGGAAGGACGCGGCGCGCCTGGCTGGGTTGGCGATGTGAAATACCACCTCGGCGCCCGCCGTGCATTCCGCGAAGCAGGGATCGAGCAGATGCCGATCACTCTGGCGCCCAACCCCAGCCATCTGGAGTTCGTCAATCCGGTTGTCGCCGGGCGCGCGCGCGCCGCCCAGGAAACATGCGATCAGGCTGGCGCGCCGCTTCAGAACAGGCACGCCTCGCTTCCGATCCTCATCCACGGCGATGCTGCGTTTCCGGGGCAGGGGATCGTCGCCGAGACGCTCAACCTCTCCAACCTCGCCGGATACAGCACCGGCGGAACCATTCACATTATCGTCAATAATCAGATCGGGTTCACCACATCGCCGCACGAGGGACGCTCGACCCTGTACGCCAGCGACCTGGCGAAGGGGTTTGAAATCCCAATTGTGCACGTCAACGCCGATGATGTCGAAGGGTGTATTGCGGTTGCGCGCATGGCATACGCCTATCGCGAACGGTTCGGCAAAGACTTTCTGATCGACCTGGTCGGCTATCGCCGCTGGGGGCATAACGAGGGCGATGAACCGGCATTTACGCAACCACGCATGTATGCCATCATTGCCCGCCATCCGACCGTCCGCGAGCAATGGGCGTCGAAACTGATCGCCGAAGGAGTGGTGTCTGCTACCGAAGCGGAGGAGATGGTCAGGAAGGTGTGGGACAGGTTGCAACAGGCGCGCAGCGACGCCGAAGCCCACCCGCACTTTGAGGAGCCGCCGCCGTTGCCGCCGCCCGGTATTGCGCGTCGTACCCACACCGCCGTGTCAGCAGAACGGTTGACGGCGCTCAATGAGGCGTTGCTCCAGTGGCCCCCCGGCTTCCGTGTCCATCCGCGCCTGGAACGGATGCTGGAACGACGGCGCACTGCGCTCCATATGCCAGGCGCTATCGATTGGGCGCACGCCGAGGCGCTGGCGTTTGCATCACTGCTGGAAGAGGGAATTCCGATCCGCCTGACCGGGCAGGATGTCGAGCGTGGCACGTTCAGCCAGCGCCACCTGGTGCTGCACGATGTGCAAACCGATGAACGCTGGTGTGCGCTTCAGGCGCTGCCACAGGCGCACGCCTCATTTGCAGTCTACAACAGTCCGCTCTCCGAGGCTGCCGCGCTGGGGTTCGAGTTTGGCTATTCGGCGCATAATCCGCGTGCGCTCGTCATCTGGGAGGCGCAGTTTGGCGACTTTGCCAATGGGGCGCAGGTTATTATCGACCAGTTTATCGTGTCGGCGCGCAAGAAGTGGGGACAAACGCCAGCGCTGGTTATGCTGTTGCCCCACGGCTACGAAGGGCAGGGCCCGGAACATTCCAGCGCGCGTCTCGAACGCTTTTTGCAACTCGCTGCCGAAGACAACATTCGCGTGGCGAACTGTACGACGGCAGCGCAGTATTTCCACCTGCTGCGACGTCAGGCGCTGCTGCTGAATACTGACCCGCGCCCGCTGATCATCATGACGCCCAAGAGTCTGCTGCGCCACCCGCGTGCTGGCTCGTCGCTGCACGACCTCAGTGAGGGGCGTTTCCAGCGTGTGATCGACGATCCGCAGGCGCGCGAACGTCCTGCCGATGTGGCGCGCCTGGTGCTCTGCTCCGGCAAAATCTACGTCGATCTGCTCAGCGCCAACGATACGCCGCTGACAAACGGCGTCGCCGTGGTGCGTCTCGAAGAGTTGTACTCCTTCCCCGTGGACGAATTGCGTGCAGTGCTGCAAGGCTATCCTCACCTTCAGGAAGTCGTCTGGTTGCAGGAGGAACCGGAAAACATGGGAGCGTGGCGCTACGTCGCGCCACGCCTGCGCGAACTGATCGGTCCCGATATGACTCTCAGTTATGTCGGGCGTGCTGAGTCGGCGAGCCCATCGGAAGGGTCGCTGGCATTGCACCTGATCGAACAGCAACGGTTAATCGCCGAAGCGCTGCGCGCGCCAGCTGTCGAAAAGTATCGATAACACGAGGAGTCTATGGCTGTCGAAATCAAGGTCCCGACCCTGGGCGAGTCGATTGTCGAGGCGACGGTCGGGGCATGGCACAAACACGAGGGCGATCCAGTTACTGCGGGTGAGGTGCTGGTCGAACTTGAAACCGACAAGGTGACGGTCGAAGTGACCGCATCCGGCTCTGGTATTCTGAGTCGTATCCTCAAGCCGGATGGCGCCACGGTGACCATCGGCGAACTGTTGGGGGTGATCGCGGAGAAGGTGGAAGAACCGGCTATGCCGCTCCACGACGGTG
Encoded here:
- a CDS encoding HEAT repeat domain-containing protein is translated as MKKKVEEMKSQRDVQALIEVLGHAKDEQVRQAALEALIEIALSLAAEKEAREIEDFFQRLLQAGTPGEASPQTPPEDENAARYQAAIQALGEIGATAIAQLLSALKNPQKRRYAAQILEQIGWQPGLDENGALYWIAKGEWDRCAALGGIAIAPLLLVLQEQDNETRRAAAHVLGQIGDARAVEPLLDLLVDQDPKVRRAAIEAIGRIGDPHTVEALELALQDREGSVRLAATRALGQIGSPRAVEALIATLQGRFAHRLLLEELDKMKSEDAHQIAALLSSWDENSAPVHLLLQQALKAASHPFVVYLLTTILTEWKNERASAIEALGRIGDSRAVEPLIAALKDEDVNVRWPAARALGEIKDTRAIKPLIAALKDWHSNVRKAAAKALVKIGTPAVELLIAALRDEDERVRQAAAEALDHLGWKPARDENAAWYWATKGKWNACVDIGAPAVQPLITSLRTNDPYMRRDVAQALVRLYQKAGISQEDREQILAVRDRLIRIHDDQPHIDRSRDCSRPHTDTELGVEFPL
- a CDS encoding AAA family ATPase, whose translation is MALEDALRRALCDGPPRLALCQRGSLDPLAYWLARGWAEEFFACTATTRQEYYARYAVVIHLVTAAEGALRAYRRYPAAHRGETPEEAVHLNHLLRRVWGGHPLHPSAQPERQHHPHLTCQSMKQSLEFTFFVGVGIFYNTIVIVAYGSFPGCVR
- a CDS encoding 2-oxoglutarate dehydrogenase E1 component, which produces MPSDTRFHGPNAGYVIELYERYRTDPASVDPETRAFFAQWSPEEALPTATPAPAIPVTIDLSTTPDIDMSKAHIGPTSPIDVTHTVAAARLIRYIRELGHLAARIDPLGRDPPGDPGLDAAIHDVNDADLALLPAHIVRGPLAAESRNALEGVQKLRSVYCGTIGYETDHVQVFEERAWIREAVESRRFFYGFDAVRKRELLERLTEAETFERYLHQTFVGQKRFSIEGCDMLIPMLDSIIRNAATGGVHEVVIGMAHRGRLNVLAHILGKPYSAILSEFLLAGRDAALSPEGRGAPGWVGDVKYHLGARRAFREAGIEQMPITLAPNPSHLEFVNPVVAGRARAAQETCDQAGAPLQNRHASLPILIHGDAAFPGQGIVAETLNLSNLAGYSTGGTIHIIVNNQIGFTTSPHEGRSTLYASDLAKGFEIPIVHVNADDVEGCIAVARMAYAYRERFGKDFLIDLVGYRRWGHNEGDEPAFTQPRMYAIIARHPTVREQWASKLIAEGVVSATEAEEMVRKVWDRLQQARSDAEAHPHFEEPPPLPPPGIARRTHTAVSAERLTALNEALLQWPPGFRVHPRLERMLERRRTALHMPGAIDWAHAEALAFASLLEEGIPIRLTGQDVERGTFSQRHLVLHDVQTDERWCALQALPQAHASFAVYNSPLSEAAALGFEFGYSAHNPRALVIWEAQFGDFANGAQVIIDQFIVSARKKWGQTPALVMLLPHGYEGQGPEHSSARLERFLQLAAEDNIRVANCTTAAQYFHLLRRQALLLNTDPRPLIIMTPKSLLRHPRAGSSLHDLSEGRFQRVIDDPQARERPADVARLVLCSGKIYVDLLSANDTPLTNGVAVVRLEELYSFPVDELRAVLQGYPHLQEVVWLQEEPENMGAWRYVAPRLRELIGPDMTLSYVGRAESASPSEGSLALHLIEQQRLIAEALRAPAVEKYR